From a region of the Pseudoxanthomonas sp. X-1 genome:
- a CDS encoding energy transducer TonB, with protein sequence MNTHTVSRPLRLLALSCFAVLAAACGEQSAPEAAAPAATELTALQTPPPQYPLEAACSGHGGVSTLKVTVGTAGTPTEVVVAKGSGNAALDDAAVAAVKQWTFKPATRGGQPVAQTLNVPVNFPAPQVRPDACFSLDEKNKTPAQ encoded by the coding sequence ATGAACACCCACACCGTTTCCCGCCCGCTGCGCCTGCTGGCGCTGTCCTGTTTCGCGGTGCTGGCCGCTGCCTGCGGCGAACAGTCCGCCCCCGAGGCCGCCGCGCCGGCCGCCACCGAGCTGACCGCGCTGCAGACCCCCCCGCCGCAGTACCCGCTGGAGGCCGCGTGCAGTGGCCATGGCGGCGTTTCGACGCTGAAGGTCACCGTGGGCACGGCCGGCACGCCGACCGAGGTCGTGGTGGCCAAGGGCAGCGGCAATGCGGCGCTGGACGATGCGGCGGTGGCGGCGGTCAAGCAGTGGACCTTCAAGCCGGCCACGCGCGGCGGGCAGCCGGTGGCGCAGACGCTCAACGTGCCGGTGAACTTCCCCGCCCCGCAGGTGCGCCCGGACGCCTGTTTCTCGCTGGACGAGAAGAACAAGACTCCCGCGCAGTGA
- a CDS encoding LysR substrate-binding domain-containing protein yields the protein MQEPLSTGTDRLELMQTFVRIVEAGSLSAAAAQLGASQPTVSRRLQALERLLGLKLLRRSTHAMTLTEDGARCYAKARDLLQDWQALEDDLRGAGQAPQGLLRVVVPHAFGQGQLMAPMADYLRRYPQVSVDWLLHERDPDFVADNIDCAIHVGTVMDPSVVAVQIAEVPRIVVGAPALLEGREAPDAIETLRALPWLAINLFYRDDISLTHRHDGRQCHFPIRPRLSTDSLHALRAAALEGLGACIASAWLVADDVAAGRLLHLAPDWRATPLPVHLVYPPARHQPAKLQRFIELMRLAGANMTGVEPLRGRGG from the coding sequence ATGCAAGAGCCGCTGTCCACCGGAACCGACCGCCTCGAACTGATGCAGACCTTCGTCCGCATCGTCGAGGCCGGCAGCCTGTCGGCCGCCGCCGCGCAGCTCGGCGCCAGCCAGCCCACCGTCAGCCGACGGCTGCAGGCGCTCGAGCGCCTGCTCGGACTCAAGCTGCTGCGCCGCTCGACCCATGCCATGACCCTGACCGAGGACGGCGCGCGCTGCTACGCCAAGGCCCGCGACCTGCTGCAGGACTGGCAGGCGCTGGAAGACGACCTGCGCGGCGCCGGCCAGGCCCCGCAGGGCCTGCTGCGCGTGGTGGTACCGCATGCCTTCGGCCAAGGCCAGCTGATGGCACCGATGGCCGACTATCTCCGCCGCTATCCCCAGGTCTCGGTCGACTGGCTGCTGCACGAGCGCGATCCGGACTTCGTCGCCGACAACATCGACTGCGCCATCCACGTCGGCACCGTGATGGACCCCTCGGTGGTGGCGGTGCAGATCGCCGAGGTGCCGCGCATCGTCGTCGGCGCGCCGGCGTTGCTGGAAGGGCGGGAGGCACCCGACGCGATCGAGACCCTGCGCGCGCTGCCCTGGCTGGCGATCAACCTGTTCTACCGCGACGACATCAGCCTGACCCATCGCCATGACGGGCGGCAGTGCCATTTCCCGATCCGCCCGCGGCTGAGTACCGACAGCCTGCACGCGCTGCGGGCGGCGGCGCTGGAGGGGCTGGGTGCCTGCATCGCCTCGGCCTGGCTGGTGGCCGACGACGTCGCCGCCGGCCGCCTGCTGCACCTGGCCCCGGACTGGCGCGCCACGCCGTTGCCGGTGCATCTGGTCTATCCGCCGGCGCGGCACCAGCCGGCCAAGCTGCAGCGCTTCATCGAACTGATGCGCCTGGCCGGGGCCAACATGACCGGCGTCGAGCCGCTGCGCGGCCGCGGCGGCTGA
- a CDS encoding MFS transporter gives MTPIQYPHEAPGHTGLPRRLVLLLAIGAGMSVASLYYSQPMLGVLAGDLHASAQAAGLVPTLNQLGYALGILLCAPLGDRYDRRRVILAKCGLLALALAVGGLAPGMVTLLCASLAIGLTATVAQDFVPAAATLARIEHRGRIVGTVMTGLLLGILLSRVGSGLIAGVWGWRAVYLIAALGMVLVGLASARWVPRFEPTTTVGYGALLASLAALWRSHPALRRATWAQAMLAVGFSAFWSTLVVMLQGAPFHLGSAAAGAFGLAGAAGALMAPIAGRIADRRGPGLVTRLGAGLAAASFALMLAAPLLPMHGQLAMLVVGTIGFDLGVQATLVSHQTIVYGIDPGARSRLNAVLFTGMFIGMASGAALGSVLLQHLGWPGVLGLAVLTSLLALAIRLGAHRDVRCARVNATPELHHEA, from the coding sequence ATGACTCCCATTCAGTATCCGCATGAAGCCCCCGGCCACACCGGCCTGCCGCGCCGGCTGGTCCTGCTGCTGGCCATCGGCGCCGGCATGAGCGTGGCCTCGCTCTACTACAGCCAGCCCATGCTCGGCGTGCTGGCCGGCGATCTGCACGCCAGCGCGCAGGCCGCCGGGCTGGTCCCCACGCTCAACCAGCTCGGCTATGCCCTGGGCATCCTGCTGTGCGCGCCGCTGGGCGATCGTTACGACCGCCGCCGGGTGATCCTGGCCAAGTGCGGGCTGCTGGCGCTGGCGCTGGCCGTCGGCGGCCTGGCGCCGGGCATGGTCACCCTGCTCTGCGCGAGCCTGGCGATCGGCCTGACGGCCACGGTGGCGCAGGATTTCGTGCCCGCCGCCGCGACGCTGGCGCGGATCGAACACCGCGGCCGCATCGTCGGCACGGTCATGACCGGCCTGCTGCTGGGCATCCTGCTTTCGCGCGTGGGCAGCGGCCTGATCGCCGGAGTCTGGGGCTGGCGCGCGGTCTACCTCATCGCCGCCCTGGGCATGGTCCTGGTCGGGCTGGCCTCGGCGCGCTGGGTGCCGCGCTTCGAGCCGACCACCACGGTGGGCTATGGCGCGCTGCTGGCCAGCCTGGCGGCGCTGTGGCGCTCACACCCGGCGCTGCGCCGCGCCACCTGGGCGCAGGCGATGCTGGCGGTCGGCTTCAGCGCGTTCTGGTCGACGCTGGTGGTGATGCTGCAGGGTGCGCCCTTCCACCTGGGCAGCGCGGCGGCCGGCGCGTTCGGCCTGGCCGGCGCGGCCGGCGCGCTGATGGCGCCCATCGCCGGCCGCATCGCCGACCGCCGCGGCCCGGGCCTGGTGACCCGCCTCGGCGCCGGGCTGGCGGCGGCCTCCTTCGCGCTGATGCTGGCCGCGCCGCTGCTGCCGATGCACGGCCAACTGGCCATGCTGGTGGTCGGCACGATCGGCTTCGACCTGGGCGTGCAGGCGACGCTGGTCTCCCACCAGACCATCGTCTACGGCATCGATCCCGGGGCGCGCAGCCGGCTCAACGCGGTGCTCTTCACCGGCATGTTCATCGGCATGGCCAGCGGCGCGGCGCTGGGCAGCGTGCTGCTGCAGCACCTGGGCTGGCCCGGCGTGCTCGGCCTGGCGGTACTGACCTCGCTGCTGGCACTGGCGATCCGGCTCGGCGCGCACCGCGACGTGCGTTGCGCGCGTGTCAACGCCACGCCGGAACTTCACCACGAGGCCTGA
- a CDS encoding pyridoxamine 5'-phosphate oxidase family protein, translating to MSTSPQELEAAFWKALKSDRTVMLGLEGIEDGHTRPMTAMIEGDEGGPVWFFTSTDNAMVQQVGAGHRAIAAFAAKDHDLFASVRGTLALDTDRAVVERLWNPFIAAWYEGGKDDPKLALLRLDPDQAEIWKNGSSLLAGLKLLLGRDPKRDYADKVAKVNLA from the coding sequence ATGTCCACCTCACCGCAAGAACTCGAAGCCGCCTTCTGGAAAGCCCTCAAGTCCGACCGCACCGTGATGCTGGGCCTGGAAGGCATCGAGGACGGCCACACCCGGCCGATGACCGCGATGATCGAGGGCGACGAAGGCGGCCCGGTCTGGTTCTTCACCTCCACCGACAATGCGATGGTGCAGCAGGTGGGCGCGGGCCATCGCGCGATCGCCGCCTTCGCCGCCAAGGATCACGACCTGTTCGCCAGCGTGCGCGGCACGCTGGCGCTGGACACCGACCGGGCCGTGGTCGAACGCCTGTGGAATCCCTTCATCGCCGCCTGGTACGAAGGCGGCAAGGACGATCCCAAGCTGGCGCTGCTGCGGCTGGATCCGGACCAGGCCGAGATCTGGAAGAACGGCTCCAGCCTGCTGGCCGGGCTGAAGCTGCTGCTGGGGCGCGACCCCAAGCGCGATTACGCCGACAAGGTCGCCAAGGTCAATCTGGCCTGA
- a CDS encoding Glu/Leu/Phe/Val dehydrogenase dimerization domain-containing protein: MIFETLDTSGHEQVVFCHNPDVGLKAIIAIHSTVLGPALGGVRMRPYPDTETALTDALRLSRTMTYKNALAGLNVGGGKAVIIGDPSQDKTEALFRMFGRYVDSLGGRYITAEDVGTDVNDMEHVYRETEYVVGVHQVHRGSGDPAPFTAYGALQGLMAALNRRFGNEEIGKYSYAVQGLGHIGMEFVKLLKERGAKLFVTDLNPALVERAVEEYGAEAVAPNEIYDIPADVFSPCALEGSINQETLPRLRAKIICGTANNQMSHVVGEEAMRRGILYAPDYAVNAGGVMNVSLEIDGYNRERAMRLMRNIYHNVGRVFDLAEKERIAPQYAADRIAEARIASIGKLKLPLGRTAPRYMGQLRGDH, from the coding sequence ATGATTTTCGAAACCCTCGACACCTCCGGCCACGAACAGGTCGTGTTCTGCCACAACCCCGATGTCGGGCTGAAGGCGATCATCGCGATCCACAGCACGGTGCTGGGTCCGGCGCTGGGTGGCGTGCGCATGCGCCCCTACCCCGACACCGAGACCGCGCTCACCGACGCGCTGCGCCTGAGCCGGACGATGACCTACAAGAACGCCCTGGCCGGCCTGAACGTCGGCGGCGGCAAGGCGGTGATCATCGGCGACCCGAGCCAGGACAAGACCGAGGCGCTGTTCCGGATGTTCGGCCGCTATGTCGATTCGCTGGGCGGCCGCTACATCACCGCCGAGGACGTGGGCACCGACGTCAACGACATGGAGCATGTCTACCGCGAGACCGAGTACGTGGTGGGCGTGCACCAGGTGCACCGCGGTTCGGGCGACCCGGCGCCGTTCACCGCGTACGGCGCGCTGCAGGGGTTGATGGCCGCGCTCAACCGCCGCTTCGGCAACGAGGAGATCGGCAAGTACAGCTATGCCGTGCAAGGCCTGGGGCATATCGGCATGGAGTTCGTGAAGCTGCTCAAGGAGCGCGGCGCCAAGCTGTTCGTCACCGACCTCAACCCGGCGCTGGTCGAGCGTGCGGTGGAGGAATACGGCGCCGAGGCCGTGGCGCCCAACGAGATCTACGACATTCCCGCCGACGTGTTCTCGCCGTGCGCGCTGGAGGGGTCGATCAACCAGGAGACCCTGCCGCGCCTGCGCGCGAAGATCATCTGCGGCACGGCCAACAACCAGATGTCGCACGTGGTCGGCGAGGAGGCCATGCGCCGCGGGATCCTGTACGCCCCCGACTATGCGGTCAACGCCGGCGGGGTGATGAACGTTTCGCTGGAGATCGATGGCTACAACCGCGAGCGCGCCATGCGCCTGATGCGCAACATCTACCACAACGTCGGGCGCGTCTTCGACCTGGCCGAGAAGGAACGGATCGCGCCGCAGTACGCCGCCGACCGCATCGCCGAGGCGCGCATCGCCTCGATCGGCAAGCTCAAGCTGCCGCTGGGCCGCACCGCGCCACGCTACATGGGCCAGCTGCGCGGCGATCACTGA
- a CDS encoding autotransporter serine protease produces the protein MNVLACAVMTACGGKGGGNVKSTPPPVTPPPTTTTPVVSTPDPAFSQHLSLTHADAAHAAGFTGAGVVIGIVDTGVNRSHPALSPRVTANLTYVSASSNDLSKDDVVGHGTAVAQIAAGRPFGAWPGGIAPGASIVSARIISDKEPTDDGSGNGNSTSGALGLAQVHQDLIARGVKVMNNSWGGVYWTDPNATAPIAAEYRPFVLQNGGIVVFATGNDGKAQPTDTAAMPSKAGPNNTLPAADLEAGWLAVAALDTDSPTQLASYSNACGVAMRYCLVAPGKVVTTGTNDSPTAPSYWNWTGTSLSTPQVAGAAALVWQAFPYFSNDLVRQTLLGTATDLGATGVDPVFGYGLLDVGKAVNGPAKLDWGDVTASFDGTSTWSNAISGNGGITKAGGGTLNLSGQNSYLGATRVNQGTLLSSGGIPGSASVAAGARLGTGGGVGGALRNDGTLAFTGAAGARLIEGDFTQSAGATLEFQIGTTLRVDGTANLGGMVKVTGMASGYVRSARETVVDARAINGTFSGLTSVSNVFLTASLGFSDTQAWLDITRLDITATASAMGMSAASVGSAQRVDAALTQLDAQPQAQGGAMASLAGDFLRISSGAAAARSLESLSGRAHAAADGVTLDLLDLRRRALAAHVAEGGAAADGWYQAFDGRQASGLGATAGLNLSGWIAGQDVTLAPGWTSGLAVGQMDTSSVRDALGDAGQDRQTHLQAYLSHRGQAGYALAQFGVGQFRRDLRRAVYLGDAAYGVDARYDGAMRFAGVEAGVPLRTGLGTWTPYLGADYASLSRDAFSEQGAAGFGLAAAASHASRTQAIAGLRFDRALPLAGMDLSFSGHLEWQSVLSASGFSRQARFVGIDAWGAIPGGDAAASGGWAGFSLEAALRANQRLSFGLDQRFGARGSEAVGSMRYSVGF, from the coding sequence ATGAACGTGTTGGCGTGCGCGGTCATGACCGCCTGCGGAGGCAAGGGCGGCGGCAACGTCAAATCGACGCCGCCCCCGGTCACCCCGCCGCCCACCACGACCACCCCGGTGGTGAGCACGCCTGATCCGGCCTTCTCCCAGCATCTGAGCCTGACCCACGCCGATGCCGCGCACGCCGCCGGCTTCACCGGCGCCGGGGTGGTGATCGGCATCGTGGACACCGGCGTCAACCGCAGCCACCCGGCGCTGTCGCCACGGGTCACCGCCAACCTGACCTATGTCAGCGCCTCGTCCAACGACCTGAGCAAGGACGACGTGGTCGGCCACGGCACGGCGGTGGCGCAGATCGCCGCCGGCAGACCGTTCGGCGCCTGGCCGGGCGGCATCGCGCCGGGGGCGAGCATCGTCTCGGCGCGCATCATCTCGGACAAGGAGCCGACCGACGACGGGTCGGGCAACGGCAATTCCACCAGCGGCGCGCTCGGCCTGGCGCAGGTCCACCAGGACCTGATCGCGCGCGGGGTCAAGGTGATGAACAACTCCTGGGGGGGCGTCTACTGGACCGACCCGAACGCCACCGCACCCATCGCCGCCGAGTACCGGCCCTTCGTCCTGCAGAACGGCGGCATCGTGGTGTTCGCCACCGGCAACGATGGCAAGGCGCAGCCGACCGACACCGCGGCCATGCCCAGCAAGGCCGGTCCGAACAACACGCTGCCCGCGGCCGACCTGGAGGCGGGCTGGCTGGCGGTGGCGGCACTGGACACCGACAGCCCGACCCAGCTGGCCTCCTACTCCAACGCCTGCGGGGTGGCGATGCGCTACTGCCTGGTCGCACCGGGCAAGGTGGTCACCACCGGCACCAACGACAGCCCGACCGCGCCGAGCTACTGGAACTGGACCGGCACCTCGCTGTCCACGCCGCAGGTCGCCGGCGCGGCGGCGCTGGTGTGGCAGGCCTTCCCGTACTTCTCCAACGACCTGGTCCGGCAGACGCTGCTGGGCACGGCTACCGACCTGGGCGCGACCGGCGTCGACCCGGTGTTCGGCTATGGCCTGCTGGACGTGGGCAAGGCGGTCAACGGGCCGGCGAAGCTGGACTGGGGCGATGTGACGGCGTCCTTCGATGGCACCTCGACCTGGTCCAACGCGATCAGCGGCAACGGCGGCATCACCAAGGCCGGCGGCGGCACGCTCAACCTGAGCGGGCAGAACAGCTATCTGGGCGCGACCCGGGTCAACCAGGGCACGCTGCTGTCCAGCGGCGGGATCCCCGGCAGCGCCAGCGTGGCCGCGGGCGCGCGCCTGGGCACCGGCGGCGGGGTGGGTGGCGCGCTGCGCAACGATGGCACGCTCGCCTTCACCGGCGCGGCGGGCGCGCGGCTGATCGAAGGCGATTTCACCCAGTCCGCCGGCGCCACGCTCGAGTTCCAGATCGGCACCACGCTGCGGGTCGATGGCACGGCCAACCTCGGCGGCATGGTCAAGGTGACGGGCATGGCCAGCGGCTACGTGCGCAGCGCGCGCGAGACGGTGGTCGATGCGCGCGCGATCAACGGGACCTTCTCCGGGCTGACCTCGGTCTCGAACGTGTTCCTGACGGCGTCGCTGGGCTTCAGCGACACCCAGGCGTGGCTGGACATCACCCGGCTGGACATCACCGCCACCGCCAGCGCGATGGGCATGAGCGCCGCGTCGGTCGGCTCGGCCCAGCGGGTGGATGCGGCGCTGACCCAGCTCGACGCGCAGCCGCAGGCCCAGGGCGGGGCGATGGCGTCGCTGGCCGGGGATTTCCTGCGCATCTCATCGGGTGCGGCGGCCGCGCGTTCGCTCGAGAGCCTGTCCGGGCGGGCGCATGCGGCGGCCGACGGCGTCACGCTGGATCTGCTCGACCTGCGGCGGCGCGCGCTGGCCGCGCACGTGGCCGAAGGCGGCGCGGCGGCGGACGGCTGGTACCAGGCGTTCGACGGTCGCCAGGCCTCCGGCCTGGGCGCGACCGCCGGATTGAATCTGTCGGGCTGGATCGCCGGCCAGGACGTGACCCTGGCGCCGGGCTGGACCTCGGGCCTGGCCGTGGGCCAGATGGACACCAGCAGCGTGCGCGACGCGCTCGGCGATGCCGGCCAGGACCGCCAGACCCATCTGCAGGCCTACCTGTCCCATCGCGGACAGGCCGGCTACGCGCTGGCGCAGTTCGGCGTGGGCCAGTTCCGCCGCGACCTGCGCCGCGCGGTCTATCTGGGCGACGCGGCCTACGGCGTGGACGCGCGCTACGACGGTGCGATGCGCTTCGCCGGCGTGGAGGCCGGCGTGCCGCTGCGCACCGGCCTGGGGACGTGGACGCCGTACCTGGGCGCGGACTACGCCAGCCTGTCGCGCGATGCCTTCAGCGAGCAGGGCGCGGCCGGCTTCGGCCTGGCCGCGGCGGCCAGCCACGCCAGCCGCACCCAGGCCATCGCCGGCCTGCGCTTCGACCGGGCGCTGCCGCTGGCGGGGATGGACCTGTCGTTCTCGGGCCACCTGGAATGGCAGTCGGTGCTCTCGGCCAGCGGCTTCTCGCGCCAGGCGCGCTTCGTCGGCATCGATGCATGGGGCGCGATCCCGGGCGGGGATGCGGCGGCTTCGGGCGGGTGGGCCGGCTTCTCGCTGGAGGCCGCGCTGCGCGCCAACCAGCGCCTGTCCTTCGGCCTGGACCAGCGCTTCGGCGCGCGCGGGAGCGAGGCGGTGGGTTCGATGCGCTACAGCGTCGGTTTCTAG
- a CDS encoding thiolase family protein, with translation MSDIVIAAAKRTAIGSFLGQFNGTPTPQLGASVIAAALEQAGVPAQDVDEVIMGCVLPANLGQAPARQAALAAGIPQSTGATTINKVCGSGMKAIMLAHDLIKAGSARVVVAGGMESMSNAPHMIPNSRTGNRFGDFKAIDHMAWDGLTNPYDGQAMGVFAEATVEKYGFSREAQDAFAIESVKRAQAAQASGAFEGEIVPFKVATRKGEVTVTTDEQPGKSDIGKIPALKPAFKKDGTVTAASSSSISDGAAATVVLSAEEAANRGLQPLARIVAHATFSQQPEWFTTAPVGAIRKVLEKAGWSVEDVDLFEINEAFAVVAMVPMKELGIAHDRLNVHGGACALGHPIGASGARLVVTLLNALRVQGKRRGVASLCIGGGEATAIAVELL, from the coding sequence ATGAGCGACATCGTCATCGCCGCCGCCAAGCGCACCGCCATCGGTTCCTTCCTCGGCCAGTTCAACGGCACGCCCACGCCGCAGCTGGGCGCCAGCGTCATCGCCGCGGCGCTGGAACAGGCCGGCGTGCCCGCGCAGGACGTGGACGAAGTCATCATGGGCTGCGTGCTGCCGGCCAACCTGGGCCAGGCGCCGGCGCGCCAGGCGGCGCTGGCCGCCGGCATCCCGCAGTCCACCGGCGCGACCACCATCAACAAGGTGTGCGGCTCGGGCATGAAGGCGATCATGCTCGCCCACGACCTCATCAAGGCCGGCTCGGCGCGCGTGGTGGTCGCCGGCGGCATGGAGTCGATGAGCAACGCGCCGCACATGATTCCCAACTCGCGCACCGGCAACCGCTTCGGCGACTTCAAGGCGATCGACCACATGGCCTGGGACGGCCTGACCAATCCTTACGATGGCCAGGCGATGGGCGTGTTCGCCGAGGCCACGGTGGAGAAGTACGGCTTCAGCCGTGAGGCGCAGGACGCCTTCGCGATCGAGTCGGTCAAGCGCGCCCAGGCCGCGCAGGCCTCCGGCGCGTTCGAGGGCGAGATCGTGCCGTTCAAGGTCGCCACCCGCAAAGGCGAGGTCACGGTGACCACCGACGAGCAGCCGGGCAAGTCGGACATCGGCAAGATTCCCGCGCTCAAGCCGGCCTTCAAGAAGGATGGCACGGTCACCGCGGCCAGTTCGTCGAGCATCTCCGATGGCGCCGCCGCCACCGTGGTCCTGAGCGCCGAGGAAGCCGCCAACCGCGGCCTGCAGCCGCTGGCCCGCATCGTCGCCCACGCCACCTTCTCGCAGCAGCCGGAGTGGTTCACCACCGCGCCGGTCGGCGCGATCCGGAAGGTCCTGGAGAAGGCCGGCTGGTCGGTGGAGGACGTGGATCTGTTCGAGATCAACGAAGCCTTCGCCGTGGTGGCGATGGTGCCGATGAAGGAGCTGGGCATCGCCCACGACAGGCTCAACGTGCATGGCGGCGCCTGCGCGCTGGGCCATCCGATCGGCGCCTCGGGCGCTCGCCTCGTCGTCACGCTGCTCAACGCCCTGCGCGTGCAGGGTAAGCGCCGTGGCGTCGCCTCGCTTTGTATCGGCGGCGGCGAAGCCACCGCCATCGCGGTCGAACTGCTCTGA